From one Bombyx mori chromosome 5, ASM3026992v2 genomic stretch:
- the LOC692569 gene encoding putative deoxynucleoside kinase (The RefSeq protein has 1 substitution compared to this genomic sequence) produces the protein MSANNVKPFTVFVEGNIGSGKTTFLEHFRQFEDITLLTEPVEMWRDLKGCNLLELMYKDPEKWAMTFQSYVSLTMLDMHRRPAPTPVKLMERSLFSARYCFVEHIMRNNTLHPAQFAVLDEWFRFIQHNIPIDADLIVYLKTSPSIVYQRIKKRARSEEQCVPLSYIEELHRLHEDWLINRIHAECPAPVLVLDADLDLSQITDEYKRSEHQILRKAVNVVMSSPNKHSPKKPISTTPIKITPHMRIL, from the exons ATGAGTGCCAACAATGTTAAACCATTCACCGTGTTCGTGGAAGGTAACATAGGTAGCGGTAAAACAACATTTCTGGAACATTTTCGTCAGTTTGAGGATATCACTTTGTTGACGGAGCCCGTTGAAATGTGGCGAGATCTTAAAGGTTGCAATCTTTTG GAACTCATGTACAAAGATCCGGAAAAATGGGCGATGACATTCCAGTCATACGTTTCCTTGACGATGTTGGACATGCACCGGAGACCTGCTCCAACTCCAGTAAAGCTAATGGAGCGATCATTATTCAGTGCGAGATACTGCTTCGTTGAACACATGATGAGAAATAATACACTCCATCCAGCACAGTTTGCAGTTCTTGATGAGTGGTTCCGATTCATCCAACACAACATTCCCATTGATGCTGATTTGATAG TATATCTAAAGACATCACCTTCAATAGTGTACCAAAGAATCAAAAAGAGAGCTCGTTCAGAAGAGCAGTGTGTGCCCCTGTCATACATTGAGGAACTGCATAGGTTGCATGAGGACTGGCTAATCAACAGGATACATGCTGAATGTCCCGCACCA GTATTAGTGTTAGATGCTGATTTAGACCTCTCTCAGATAACCGATGAATACAAGAGAAGTGAGCATCAAATTTTAAGAAAGGCTGTTAATGTAGTTATGAGTTCACCAAACAAGCATAGCCCAAAGAAACCAATATCAACAACACCAATCAAGATCACACCTCACATGAGGATCttataa
- the LOC101745402 gene encoding dolichyl-diphosphooligosaccharide--protein glycosyltransferase subunit 1, with translation MRLPAMAKLQFTLFFVLFLTIQTLSASVDTISSDIKLKNVDRTVDISTQLVKVVSKIVLENSGKSSVKHFLFAVEEAAKNNLAFIGAKDSNSKDLRLAETTVKGYDYVKFWRVELKEPLNAGATVNVVVETVFTKALQPYPTAITQQEDQFVKYVGNLYTYSPYYTSTQKTSVILNTKTVESFTKVKPFSQVDGTIIYGPYANVGPFTEKELSIHYKNNSPFLTVTRVERLIEVSHWGNIAIEEVIEIEHTGAKLKGPFSRYDYQQDHHSGPASVRAYKTLLPASASDVYYRDTNGNISTSNMKVKKDSVELDLRPRYPLFGGWRTHYTLGYNVPSYEYLYHSGNEYLLKMRSIDHIFDDMQVDELVTKIILPEGSTGIKLNIPYSVTRLPDSLHFTYLDTKGRPVISFIKKNIVENHIQDFQIRYTFPRLLMLQEPLLVVGFLYTLFLCVIIYVRLDFSIHKSEHKD, from the coding sequence ATGAGATTACCGGCAATGGCGAAGTTACAATTTACGCTTTTTTTCGTATTGTTTCTGACGATACAAACCCTTAGTGCAAGCGTGGACACAATATCTAGTGATATAAAGTTAAAAAATGTCGATCGCACAGTAGATATATCGACCCAACTCGTAAAAGTAGTATCAAAAATAGTCTTGGAGAACAGTGGCAAATCGTCAgtaaaacattttctttttgcGGTTGAAGAAGCTGCGAAGAATAATCTAGCGTTTATTGGAgctaaagacagcaatagtaAAGATCTTCGTCTCGCTGAAACCACTGTGAAAGGTTATGACTATGTTAAATTTTGGCGTGTGGAGCTCAAGGAACCCCTAAACGCCGGTGCCACAGTAAATGTTGTTGTCGAAACTGTGTTCACCAAAGCTTTACAACCATATCCGACAGCTATAACTCAGCAAGAAGACCAGTTTGTGAAATATGTTGGCAATTTGTATACATACTCCCCGTACTATACCTCCACACAAAAAACCAGCGTAATTCTAAATACAAAGACTGTTGAATCATTTACCAAGGTGAAGCCTTTCTCACAAGTTGATGGAACAATTATTTATGGACCGTACGCTAATGTTGGGCCTTTCACTGAAAAGGAGCTCAGCATTCACTACAAAAACAATTCACCATTTTTGACTGTTACTCGCGTCGAAAGATTGATAGAAGTATCACATTGGGGTAATATTGCCATTGAAGAGGTAATTGAAATTGAGCATACAGGAGCCAAGCTCAAAGGTCCGTTTTCTAGGTATGACTATCAACAAGATCATCACAGTGGTCCTGCTAGTGTACGTGCCTACAAGACCCTCCTTCCAGCTTCCGCATCAGACGTATACTATAGAGATACGAATGGTAACATCTCCACATCCAATATGAAGGTGAAAAAAGATTCAGTGGAGTTGGATCTCAGACCTAGATATCCTTTGTTTGGAGGCTGGAGAACACATTACACACTTGGTTACAATGTCCCTAGCTATGAGTATTTATATCACTCTGGTAATGAATACTTGCTGAAAATGAGGTCTATTGATCATATTTTTGATGATATGCAAGTGGATGAATTGGTTACAAAGATCATCTTGCCAGAGGGTTCTACAGGGATCAAGTTAAACATACCTTATAGTGTCACAAGATTGCCAGACAGTCTGCACTTCACATACTTAGATACTAAAGGTCGTCCAGTAATCTCGtttataaagaaaaacattgtgGAGAACCATATCCAAGATTTTCAAATCCGTTATACATTCCCACGTCTGCTGATGTTGCAGGAACCACTTTTAGTTGTTGGCTTCTTATATACATTGTTTTTGTgtgttattatttatgtaagatTAGATTTTTCAATTCACAAGTCTGAACATAAAgattaa
- the LOC692569 gene encoding putative deoxynucleoside kinase isoform X2 has protein sequence MSANNVKPFTVFVEGNIGSGKTTFLEHFRQFEDITLLTEPVEMWRDLKGCNLLELMYKDPEKWAMTFQSYVSLTMLDMHRRPAPTPVKLMERSLFSARYCFVEHMMRNNTLHPAQFAVLDEWFRFIQHNIPIDADLIVYLKTSPSIVYQRIKKRARSEEQCVPLSYIEELHRLHEDWLINRIHAECPAPVLVLDADLDLSQITDEYKRSEHQILRKAVNVVMSSPNKHSPKKPISTTPIKITPHMRIL, from the exons ATGAGTGCCAACAATGTTAAACCATTCACCGTGTTCGTGGAAGGTAACATAGGTAGCGGTAAAACAACATTTCTGGAACATTTTCGTCAGTTTGAGGATATCACTTTGTTGACGGAGCCCGTTGAAATGTGGCGAGATCTTAAAGGTTGCAATCTTTTG GAACTCATGTACAAAGATCCGGAAAAATGGGCGATGACATTCCAGTCATACGTTTCCTTGACGATGTTGGACATGCACCGGAGACCTGCTCCAACTCCAGTAAAGCTAATGGAGCGATCATTATTCAGTGCGAGATACTGCTTCGTTGAACACATGATGAGAAATAATACACTCCATCCAGCACAGTTTGCAGTTCTTGATGAGTGGTTCCGATTCATCCAACACAACATTCCCATTGATGCTGATTTGATAG TATATCTAAAGACATCACCTTCAATAGTGTACCAAAGAATCAAAAAGAGAGCTCGTTCAGAAGAGCAGTGTGTGCCCCTGTCATACATTGAGGAACTGCATAGGTTGCATGAGGACTGGCTAATCAACAGGATACATGCTGAATGTCCCGCACCA GTATTAGTGTTAGATGCTGATTTAGACCTCTCTCAGATAACCGATGAATACAAGAGAAGTGAGCATCAAATTTTAAGAAAGGCTGTTAATGTAGTTATGAGTTCACCAAACAAGCATAGCCCAAAGAAACCAATATCAACAACACCAATCAAGATCACACCTCACATGAGGATCttataa
- the LOC692569 gene encoding putative deoxynucleoside kinase isoform X1 codes for MFRHPFIRMLCSKGLNLSHLTVASNISKMSANNVKPFTVFVEGNIGSGKTTFLEHFRQFEDITLLTEPVEMWRDLKGCNLLELMYKDPEKWAMTFQSYVSLTMLDMHRRPAPTPVKLMERSLFSARYCFVEHMMRNNTLHPAQFAVLDEWFRFIQHNIPIDADLIVYLKTSPSIVYQRIKKRARSEEQCVPLSYIEELHRLHEDWLINRIHAECPAPVLVLDADLDLSQITDEYKRSEHQILRKAVNVVMSSPNKHSPKKPISTTPIKITPHMRIL; via the exons ATGTTCAGACATCCGTTTATTCGGATGCTTTGTTCAAAAGGATTGAATTTATCACATTTGACAG TTGCCTCTAACATCTCTAAAATGAGTGCCAACAATGTTAAACCATTCACCGTGTTCGTGGAAGGTAACATAGGTAGCGGTAAAACAACATTTCTGGAACATTTTCGTCAGTTTGAGGATATCACTTTGTTGACGGAGCCCGTTGAAATGTGGCGAGATCTTAAAGGTTGCAATCTTTTG GAACTCATGTACAAAGATCCGGAAAAATGGGCGATGACATTCCAGTCATACGTTTCCTTGACGATGTTGGACATGCACCGGAGACCTGCTCCAACTCCAGTAAAGCTAATGGAGCGATCATTATTCAGTGCGAGATACTGCTTCGTTGAACACATGATGAGAAATAATACACTCCATCCAGCACAGTTTGCAGTTCTTGATGAGTGGTTCCGATTCATCCAACACAACATTCCCATTGATGCTGATTTGATAG TATATCTAAAGACATCACCTTCAATAGTGTACCAAAGAATCAAAAAGAGAGCTCGTTCAGAAGAGCAGTGTGTGCCCCTGTCATACATTGAGGAACTGCATAGGTTGCATGAGGACTGGCTAATCAACAGGATACATGCTGAATGTCCCGCACCA GTATTAGTGTTAGATGCTGATTTAGACCTCTCTCAGATAACCGATGAATACAAGAGAAGTGAGCATCAAATTTTAAGAAAGGCTGTTAATGTAGTTATGAGTTCACCAAACAAGCATAGCCCAAAGAAACCAATATCAACAACACCAATCAAGATCACACCTCACATGAGGATCttataa
- the LOC101745692 gene encoding protein disulfide-isomerase A6 homolog, giving the protein MLHGYFIGILLCATGSLALYDSSSDVIELTPSNFDKLVTNSDEIWIIEFFAPWCGHCKSLVPEYKKAARALKGIVKVGALDADEHRSVSQKYGVTGFPTIKIFTGSKHTPYQGQRTAEGFVEAALKAAKEKAYENLGKKSSGSSSDKSDVITLTDSNFKELVLDSDDLWLVEFYAPWCGHCKNLEPHWAKAATELKGKVKLGALDATVHTTMASRYQVQGYPTIKLFPSGKKSSDSAEDYNGGRTSSDIVTWALEKLAENVPAPDIIQVVGEETLKACSEKPLCVVSILPHILDCNAACRNDYISILKRLGDKYKNKMWGWIWAEAGAQPALEDSLELGGFGYPAMAVVNAKKLKFSTLRGSFSETGINEFLRDLSFGRGQTAPVKGAEMPKAVTTEPWDGKDGELPLEEDIDLSDIDLEKDEL; this is encoded by the exons ATGTTACACGGATATTTTATAG gtaTCTTGCTCTGTGCAACGGGGTCCTTGGCCCTCTACGATTCGTCTTCAGACGTTATCGAGCTGACACCGAGTAATTTCGACAAATTAGTTACAAATTCCGACGAAATTTGGATCATTGAGTTCTTTGCACCGTGGTGTGGACATTGTAAAAGCCTTGTTCCCGAATATAAAAAAGCTGCGAGAGCTCTAAAG GGCATTGTAAAAGTAGGTGCCTTAGATGCTGATGAACATAGAAGTGTATCACAGAAATATGGAGTCACTGGCTTCCCCACAATTAAGATATTCACAGGGAGCAAGCACACACCATATCAAGGTCAGAGGACAGCAGAAGGTTTTGTTGAAGCTGCTTTAAAGGCAGCCAAGGAGAAGGCATATGAAAATCTCGGCAAGAAATCGAGTGGATCCTCTTCTGATAAG TCTGATGTCATTACTCTAACAGACAGCAACTTCAAAGAACTGGTCTTAGACAGCGATGACCTCTGGCTGGTTGAGTTCTATGCTCCTTGGTGTGGGCACTGCAAGAATCTTGAACCTCACTGGGCTAAAGCTGCCACCGAACTTAAAGGAAAG GTCAAGCTGGGTGCCCTGGATGCAACAGTTCACACAACAATGGCGTCACGCTACCAAGTACAAGGATACCCGACCATCAAACTATTCCCATCAGGGAAGAAGTCTAGCGATTCTGCAGAAGACTACAATGGAGGCAGGACGTCAAGCGACATCGTTACTTGGGCTCTTGAGAAGCTCGCTGAGAATGTTCCCGCACCAGATATCATACAG GTTGTTGGTGAAGAAACTTTGAAGGCTTGCAGCGAGAAGCCTCTATGTGTTGTATCAATTCTGCCTCACATCTTAGACTGCAATGCCGCATGTAGGAATGACTATATCTCCATCCTCAAACGTCTTGGTGACAAATACAAGAACAAGATGTGGGG GTGGATTTGGGCAGAAGCTGGTGCACAACCAGCACTTGAAGATTCTCTGGAGCTTGGCGGATTTGGTTACCCTGCCATGGCAGTTGTCAATGCTAAAAAACTCAAGTTCTCTACATTGAGAGGTTCTTTCTCTGAAACTGGCATCAATGAGTTCCTCAG AGATTTGTCGTTCGGTCGTGGCCAAACAGCACCAGTGAAAGGAGCAGAGATGCCCAAAGCCGTGACCACAGAGCCGTGGGACGGCAAAGACGGCGAACTTCCATTAGAAGAGGACATTGACCTTTCAGACATTGATTTAGAGAAGGATGAATTATAA